ATAAATCTCAGTACTCCACCTCCAGCTCGACCCGCGCGCTCACCAGCTCGAGGAAAGGTCGGATGGGGGCGGATTCAAGGTGGAAATCACCCAGGCGGAAAAGGGGCAGGTTCTCGTGCCAGTCCGAGCCGCCGGTGGCGATGAGCCCGAGCTGACGCGTGAAAGCCTCGACATTCTGCACCTGGGTCGGGCTCAGTTGCGGACGGAAGACCTCCACCCCCATCAGCCCCTCCGCGGCCAGGCTCTCCACCAGCGGCTCGTAGCCCTCGGGGTTGGGATGGGCCAGCACGCTGATCCCGCCTGCGTTGTGGATTAGCTGGATCACCCGCCGGGTGTCGGTCAGCTCATACTCCACATAGGCCGGGGCGCCCACGCCCAGGAACCGGACAAAGGCCTCCTTGAAGCTCCTGACATAATTATACTTGATCAGCAGGCGGGCGATAATGGGCCGTCCCACGGTCTGGTCGGTGGGGATGCGGTCCAGCTCCTCGGTGGGGATGTGGATATTGCGCTGGTCCAGCAGGCCCAGGATGCGGTGGGCGCGCTCCATGCGTCGGCGGCGCGAGCGCCCCAGGTGCTCCAGCAGCGCCGTGTCCTCGATGTCCACTGCGTAGCCCAGCACGTGGATGTCCCGGCCCTCGAATCCCGTGCTGAACTCCACTCCCGGTATGAACGGGAACCAGGCCTTGTCCGCCTGGCGCCGGCATTCCGGGATATGATTGACCGTGTCGTGGTCCGTGACCGAGATCAGGTCCAGGCCGCCATGGGCGGCGAAGGAGAAAATCTCGCGCGGGCTGTGGCGCCCGTCCGAGAAACTGCTGTGCAGGTGAAGATCGGCTCGCATCCGTGATCCCGGTTCGGTGTCTTACGTTGCATTTCAGCCGCTCCCGCCGGCGGCGATACGGTCCGCCTCGACCAGGAGCGCGCGATGATAGTCCAACAGTTCGTTTTCCTGCCGCCGCGAGGCCGCCACATCGGCCATCACGCGGAACACCGGCTCGGTGCGGCTGCCCCGCATCCAGATCCAGGCCGTGTCGCGGCCCTCCCGGTCGGTCAGGAGCACCTTGAACCCGCCCCGTCCGCCGGCGCTGCGGCCTCCCGGCCCGGAGAAAGCGCGCTGGCCCTCGTAGTTCACGAACCCGTACCCGGCCGCCCCCAGACTCTGCCCGAGGCCGCGCCGGAACGAGTCCCAGCGCTCGGAGAACAGCCGCTCGTAGACAGTCTTCAGACGGTCGTGGTCGCGGCTGGCGATGGGCAGCACGGCCCGGCTCTCATACTGCCCGGTAGAGAAACGCCGGGGCAGCGACTCCAGGATACAGTCCAGGCTGCGGCAGCCAGCTGTCA
This genomic stretch from bacterium harbors:
- a CDS encoding PHP domain-containing protein, with the translated sequence MRADLHLHSSFSDGRHSPREIFSFAAHGGLDLISVTDHDTVNHIPECRRQADKAWFPFIPGVEFSTGFEGRDIHVLGYAVDIEDTALLEHLGRSRRRRMERAHRILGLLDQRNIHIPTEELDRIPTDQTVGRPIIARLLIKYNYVRSFKEAFVRFLGVGAPAYVEYELTDTRRVIQLIHNAGGISVLAHPNPEGYEPLVESLAAEGLMGVEVFRPQLSPTQVQNVEAFTRQLGLIATGGSDWHENLPLFRLGDFHLESAPIRPFLELVSARVELEVEY